ACCGTGACCATTGTCGAGACGGTGCTCAGTCGCGTCCCGAAACCGCTGCGCCCGATCCTGATCAAGCACCGGGAGCTGCTGAAGTTCGCGATCGTCGGCGGCACCACCTTCCTGGTCGACAACGGAGTCTGGTACCTGCTCAAGCTGACCGTGCTGGAGTCCAAGCCGACCACGGCCAAGGCCGTCGCGATCATCGTCGCGACGATCGTGTCGTACGTGCTCAACAGCGAGTGGTCGTTCCGCACCAGGGGTGGCCGCGAACGCCATCACGAAGCCGCGCTGTTCTTCCTGATCAGCGGCGTGGCGATCGTGGTGAACCTGATCCCGCTGTACGCCTCCAGATACGTGCTCGACCTCGAAGTGCCGCACGTGCCGTTCTGGGCGCAGGAGATCGCCGACTTCACCAGCGGCTCGATCATCGGCATGCTGCTGGCGATGGTCTTCCGGTTCTGGGGCTTCAAGAAGTGGGTGTTCCCGGACGAGCTGGGCCACCGCCGCCGGGATGGCGACGACACCGACGACAGTGATGGCAACAACGAAGGCGCCGAGGTCCACGAGTTCCCCGCCCGCTGATCAGCGCGGGGTCCGCTCCACCGGCCAGTTCATCGCCGCGACCGCGTCGGCCGGGCGCGGGACACGCAGGAACAGGCTGAACGTCGCCGGTCGCTTGACCGAGAGTTCCAGCCTGCCGCCGTCGGCTTCGGCGAGCGCCCTGGCCAGCGCCAGCCCGACACCGGTGGAGCCGCCGCCGGAGAACCCGCGTTCGAAGATGTGCGGCGCCAGTTCGTCCGGCACGCCGGCCCCGGTGTCGTGCACCTCGACGACCACCGTGCCGTCGGCGTCGCCGCGTCGCGCGGCCAGGGTGACCGTGCCGGATCCGTGCCGCAGCGCGTTGTCCAGCAGCACCCCGATCACCTCGCGCAACCGGCTCGGCGTCGCCCTGGCCATCAGGCCCTCGGCCACGCGCAGCCGCAGGTTGCGCCCCTCGGCCTTCAGCGTCTGCTGCCATTCCTCGGCGATGCCGGGCAGCTCGGCGGGCAGGTCCATCGGCTCGGCGCCGACCTCGCTCGCCGCGCGGGCCGCTTCGAGCAGCTCGTCGAGCGCTTCGGCCAGCCGGTCGGCCTGCTCCTGGGCGGCGCGGGCGTCGTCGACGACCTCGGGATCGTCGGACAGGGTGAGCGACTCCAGCCGCAGTTGCAACGCGGTCAGGCGGCTGCGCAGCTGGTGCGACACGTCCCCGACCAGCTGCCGTTCCCGCTGCACCAGCTGGGCGAGCGCGGTGGCCGAGGAGTCCAGCGCCTCGGCGACCATGTCCAGCTCGCCGACGCCGTACCGCTTCGAATCGGGCCGGAAGTCGCCGCCGCCCAGGCGTGCCGCGCGATCGGCGACGTGCCGCAACGGCTTCGCGAGCCGCCGCGCGGTGACCGTGGCGACCACCGTGCCGATGCCCACCGACAGCACCACCAGCAGCACCACGGCCAGCGTGACCTGCGTCTGCGTGGTCCGCAGCGGGCCGGACGGGCTCTCCAGGGTGACCGTGCCCTCGCGGGCGATCGGCACGGTCACGGTCACCGGATCACTGCCGGGGTCGACGCCGTAGAACCTGTCCGCCTCGTTGCGCTGCCGCACGATGAGGCGGCCGTCCGGCGGCACACCGGCCCGCAGCTTGTCCAGTTCGAGCGTGCGGCTGGCGGCGATGTCGTCGTCGATGGTGGCCGCGATGACCTGCGCCCGCGCCGCCAGGTCCTCGCCGTTCAGGTTGTCCACCAGCAGCCACGCGGTCACCCCGAGCGGGATGCCGAGCGCCGCCCCGGTGACCGCGACGGCCAGCAGGATGGCGAGCAGGATGCGACGGCGCACGGGCGGCCCCGGCCTATTCGGCGTTGAAGCGGAAGCCGACCCCGCGCACGGTGGCGATCCGGCGCTCGGCGTCGTTCGGCTTGCCCGGCCGCGACAACCCGTCCTCCCCGGCGATGGTCAGCTTCCGGCGCAGCCAGGACATGTGCATGTCCAGCGTCTTGGAGGTCTTGGACTCCAGGTCGTTCCACACCTCGGCGAGGATCTCCTCGCGGCTGACCACCTGCCCGGCCCGGCTCATCAGCACCCGCAGCAGCTCGAACTCCTTGTTCGCCAGCTGCACCTCGCGACCGTCCACAGTGACCATTCGCGCGCCGAGGTCCATGCGCACGCCACCGGCTTCCAGCGCGTCCGGCGCCCGGCGGCGCAGCAGCGCGCGGATGCGGGCGAGCAGCTCGGCCAGCCGGAACGGCTTGGCCACGTAGTCGTCGGCACCGGCGTCGAGGCCGACCACGAAGTCGACCTCGTCGGTGCGCGCGGTGAGCATCAGCACCGGCAGCTCGGTGCCGCTGGCCCGCAGGCGGCGGCACACCTCCAGCCCGTCCATGCCGGGCAGACCGAGGTCGAGCACCAGCAGGTCGACCCGGTCGGCGGCGGTGCAGTCGAGCACGGATGGACCGTCACCGACCACCTTCACCGTGTACCCCTCGCGCTGCAACGCGCGCGACAGCGGATCCGCGATCGCGGGATCGTCCTCAGCCAGCAGAACCGTGCTCACCTGAGCAACTCTACGGGTACGCCCCGTGGAAGGATCGTGATCATGCCGCGCTTCACCGAGGACCTGGCGCTCGCCGCCCGGCTGGCGGACGCCGCCGACGCCATCACCACCGCGCGCTTCGGCGCGCTCGATCTGCGCGTGGACCGCAAGCCCGACCGCACCCCGGTGACCGACGCGGACACCGCGGTCGAGGACGCCATCCGCGCGCTGCTGGCCGTCGCCCGCCCGGACGACGCCGTGGCCGGTGAGGAACGCGGCGGCGAGACGGGCCCGACCGGCCGCACCTGGGTGCTCGACCCGATCGACGGCACCAAGAACTTCCTGCGCGGCCTGCCCGTGTGGGCCACGCTGATCGCGCTGGTGGAGGACGGTGAACCGGTGGTCGGCCTGGTCAGCGCCCCGCTGCTGGGCCGACGCTGGCAGGCCGCGACCGGCTCGGGCGCCTGGGTCCGAGACGCCGCCGGGCAGCGCCGGATCTCCGTGTCGAAGGTGTCCTCCCTCGAAGACGCCTACCTGTCCACCACGCACCTCGGTTCCTGGGTCGAGTACCACTCCCGCGAGGCGTACCTCGCGCTCACCGACGCGTGCTGGGAGAACCGCGCCTTCGGCGACTTCTGGCAGCACTGCCTGGTCGCCGAGGGCGCCATCGACCTGGCCGCCGAGGCCGTGGTGAACCCGTGGGACGTGGCCGCCGCGCAGGTGCTGGTCACCGAGGCGGGCGGCCGGTTCAGCGATCTGTCCGGACGGCCGCGTTACGACCAGGGCTCGGCCCTGTCCTCGAACGGCCTCCTCCACGACGCGGCTTTGGGGATCCTGGAGCGCTAGACCTGGCTTCCCGCCCAGTCCAGGCGGTCCACCGTCGGCCAGGCCCGTAGTGGGACCCGGACCGGCAGCACCATCGTGGTCGCGCACTGCTCGTCGATCACCCGGTACGGATCGCGCTGCTCGAAGTCGAGGTACCGCACGTGCACCTCGGGCAGCCGCGACCAGCCGAGCGCTTCGTAGTAACCCACCGAGTCCTCGCCGCACATCAGCAGCCCGAACGGCACGGCCAGCTCACCGAGCAGCGACGTGACCCGGGTGCCCAGCTCACGGCCGATGCCGCGGCCCCGGAACTCGGGGTGCACCGCGACCAGCCCGACGTTGCCGACCAGCACCTCCAGCGGTTCACCGCCCTCGGTCACCCGGACGAACCGCCGCAGCACTCCCGCGTGCGCGATCACCCGATCACCCTCGCGGCCGATCACCCGTGCCTCCGGCCGTGACCCGTACCAGGTCAGCTCGCCGGAGAACGCCGACGGGAAATCGGGATACGCCGCCCGGAGCATGGTCGCGAGCTCGGCGTGCTCCGCCCGCCCCAGCTCACCTTCGCGCCTGATTTCCCACGTTGTCATGGGCAGAAGCGTGACACCGGCAAGCTCGAACAAGCGAGCGATTTAAGTCCGGGCCCGCTAGGTGCGTGCTCCCGGGAGCACGCCCACCGCGCCCCGCGCCACCTGCGCCCAGGCCAGCCTGCCGAACAGGTAGTGGCAGGCCACCTGCTCGTTGGTGAACCGCGCCCAGTCGTACCGGTTGCCCTGCTCGCGCCAGAACACCTCCCACGCCGGTTCCGGCTCCTCGACCCGCAGCAGGCACCAGGCGTTGTCCGCCTCGGCGCCGATCGAGACGACCTCGGACGGCACGCCGAGCGAGTCCAGCCAGCGGGTGATCGAGTCGGTGTTCACGCCTCATCCCTTTCGAACGTGATGTCGGCGAGATAGCCGAGGGTGACCAGTTCGTCGGCCGAGTAGATCGCCCGGTAGCGCTCGCCGCTCGCCCACATCGGCAGCGCTCGGCGCACGCGGTAGCGCCGGTAGCCGGTGTCGAAGTACGCCATCGGCAGCGAACGCTTGCCGTACGGCGTGCCGTCGGCGGCGAAGATGCGCCCTTCGACCGGCCCGAAGCGGTCGACGAGCGTGCCTTCGGCCAGCACCACCGGATCGCCGGGCTGCCAGTCCTCGATTTCGCCGACCACCGGGTCGAGCGCGGGTGGTTCACCGGACGGCCCGGCCATCCGCCACCGGCCCGCGCGCACCCCGGCGAGGGCCTCGGCGGTGTCGATCAGGTGCGACTCGGGGTGGTCGTGCGGCGGGAAACCCCGTGCGGGCAGGGGAAGCTGGCGGGCCGGGCGGTCGGAGGCGACCGGCAGGTGCCCGATCGGGAACATGTGCACCAGGAACAACGCGACGATGCTCTCGCGTTCCTGGCGCGGCGTGCCGAGCTGCGGTGGCGGCTGGAACTGCTGCTGCGGTGGCTGGTGCGGTGGCCGGGGGCCACCCCACTGGTAGCCGCCCGGTGGCGGCGGCGCGTACTGCTGGGGCGCGTATGCGGGCGGGTAGTACGGCTGCGCGGGTGGCGCCGGCTGCTGGGGTGGCGGCACGACCTGCTGGAGGGGCGCGGCCTGCTGGGGCAGTACCTGCTGTGGCGGGGCGGCCTGCTGGGGCAGTACCTGTTGCGGCGGGGCAGCTTGCTGCGGCAGTACCTGTTGCGGCGGGGCCGCGTCGGAGAACCCGGCCGCGGTGGTGCCCGACACCGGCAGCGGCCCGATCGGCCCGGTCTTCATCGCCGCCGCCAGCCCGGACGGGGGCGTCGGCACGTCGTCGAACCCGCCCTGCGGCAGCAGTCCCTGGTATTCGCCGGGCGGCAGCGCGATCGGCCCGGTACCCATCGCACCCACCTCGTCCACGTCGGCCAGACCGTCCACTTCGGACAGAACCGGCAGGGAAAGCGGGGTGCGCAGGTGCGCGCCCGGATTCGGGTCGACCAGCTCGGTGGCGGGCGCCGAACCTTCGCCCCCGGGGCCGATCACCGTGGTCAGCCGGTCCGACACGGCGCCGAGATTGGCCGCCAGCCCGGTCAGCACGGTGTCCACGCCGAGCGCCGCCGCCGGGTGCCCGGCGTCGGCCGCGGCCAGTGCGGCGTCCCGGTTCTTGGCGGCGTCGACCAGCTGGCGCACCATTTCCACCTTCGCCGCGCCGACCTCGGCGGCGGCGTGCTCCAGCCGCAGCGCGGCCTGCCCGGCCCCGCGGGCCGCCGCGACCAGCTGCCCGGTGTCCGCGTCGGCGAACCCGGCCCACGCCCGGCGCGCGAGTTCACCCGCCTCCCCGGACAGCGCGGTCAGCGCTTCGCTGGCGACCACGTCCGCTTCGGACGCCAGCGCGGACAACTGCCGCTCCGCCTCGCGCCACGCCCCGGCTTGCTCCAGCAGGGCGTCCTCGTCCGCCTGCGGCCACTCGAGTCCGACCGCCGCGGCCACCTCGGCCAGCTCGCCGGGAAGCTCGATGCCCATTCCGCTCCCCCTAGCCGTTCAGTTCCTCTGCCGCCGCGGCATCCGCGCCGGTGTACTTCCCCGCGGCTGTGGAGAACTTCGTACCCCATGCCCCCAGCCGCGCGCTCAACCCCCGCACCAGCGCGCGTGTCTCCGCCGCGGGCGCGGCGTGCGACGCGGCGAAACTCTGGCCGGGGGTGTCGGTGCCCCAGGCCTCACCGGTGGCTTCGAGCGCCCACTCGAGATCGGCCGCGATGTGCCGCGCCCGCTCGGCGAAGCCCTCGAACTCCGCGGCTTTCGCCCGCAGAAGCCGGGCGTCGGCCTCGAATCCGGTCACCGCCCGTCCGATCCCGCGGTCGGCCAGCCCTCGTCGTCCAGCCAGACCTGGTCCTCGAAGCTCTCGTCCTCGACGGCTTCCCTTTCCTTGGCCGGCGCGGGATCCGGCACCAGCTCGGCGGCGTCGAGATCCGCCGTGCCGCGCAGCAGGGCGTGCGGATCGGTGCCCTTCGGCAAGGCCGGGGCCAGCACCTCCTCGGCGCAGGTGAACGCCTTCAGCCCGGCGGTGTCGACCAGCCGCACGATCTCCCTGGCGAGTTCGGCCGGCCCGTACTCGCGGTAGGCGGCCTCGCCGATCTCCAGCCCGGTCAGCGCGCCCTGGGGGCCGACGGTGGCCTTGAGCAGCCCGTCGCCGCTGCTCGCGGTGGCCCGCACGGCGGCCAGTTCCCGCTGCACGCCGGCCAGGTGGTCGCGGCTGCGCCGGTAGTCGGCGAGCAGTTCGTCCACGCGCGCTCGATGCTCGGTCACGACGGTCTCCTCCAGCCACAGCGGTCGGCAACGGTTCTGACGCGGCACACCGGCCGCCGGTTCCGCCCGCCGGGAAAATGTGGCCACATCGAGTCGGCGACCGCCCCGCCGGGTCAACCGGCGAGGGCTTTGACCACCCGGGAGGGGCTGGGGCGGCCGAGCCGCTCCGCCATCCACGTACTGGTGCGCACCAGCGCGTCCAGGTCGGCACCGTGCTCGATGCCGAGGCCGTCCAGCATCCAGACCAGGTCCTCGGTGGCGAGATTGCCGGTGGCCGACTCGGCGTACGGGCAGCCGCCGAGCCCGCCGGCCGACGAGTCCACAGTGGACACCCCGAGGCGCAGCGCGGCCAGCGTGTTCGACAGCGCCTGGCCGTAGGTGTCGTGGAAGTGCACGGCCAGCCGCTCCGGCGACGCGAAGCCGCCGACCACCCGCTCCACCTGGCCGGGCGTGGCCACGCCGATGGTGTCGCCGAGGGAGAGCTGGAAGCAGCCCATGTCCAGCAACCGCTGCCCGGCCGCGACCACCTGCTCGGCGGGCACCGCGCCCTCCCACGGGTCACCGAAGCACATCGACAGGTAACCGCGGACCTCGAGCCCTTCGGCCAGCGCGCGCGAGACCACCGGCTCGAACATGCCGAACTGCTCGTCCAGGCTGGAGTTCAGGTTGCGCTTGGCGAAGGTCTCGGTGGCGCTGGCGAAGATCGCGATGCTCGGCACCCCGGCGGCCAGCGCCCTGTCCAGCCCGCGCGCGTTCGGCACCAGCACCGGGTACGACACCCCGTCGCGGCGCTTCAGCCCGGCCAGCAACTGCTCGGCGTCGGCCAGCTGCGGCACCCACTTCGGGTGCACGAAACTGGTCGCCTCCAGCACGGACAACCCGGCGTCGGCCAGCCGGTCCAGGAACTCCAGCTTCACCTCGACCGGCACCACGGACTGCTCGTTCTGCAGCCCGTCGCGCGCGCCGACCTCCCAGATGGTCACCCGGTCCGGCAGCCCCGCCGCGGTCACCCGATCGGGCAGGCCGACCTCGCGTGCGCCCAACTCAGCGGCCCCGTCCGCGCTGCGGCGGCTCCTGCGGTGGCGCCTGCTGCTGCACGAAGTCGTCGTACGGGTTGTCGTTGACCTCGCGGTAGATGTGCGTGTGGACCTGCTCGACCTTCGGGATGTCCTCGAAGGTGAGCGGTTCGTCGGAGGCCGACTCGATGATCAGCGTGCCGCAGCCGAAAACGCGGTCGATCAGGCCGTGCTCGAAGCGCACGCTGTTGATCCGCGACATCGGGATGTCTATCCCGGTCCGCTTGAGCACGCCCTCACGGGCGATCAACCGGTCCGTGGTGACGATGAAGTGGGTGGTCCGCCACCGCACGAACGGGGTCAGGAACAACCACACGATCAGCAGCAGCCCGACCGCACCGATGGCGATCAGCCACACCATGTCCCACGGCGGCGTCGCGTCCATGGCCACCGTGGCCAGCCAGATCCCGCCGCCGATGGTGATCAGCAGGACCAGGAACGGCACCACCAGCATCTTGAAGTGCGGGTGCTTGTGCACCACGACGCGCTCGCCTTCGCTGAGCAGATCGTCTGGGTAAGCCACGTGACGCTCCCGTGCTCGATGCCTGCAGGTGCGACTTACCGTACTCGTCAGCTGGGGCGCAGGTGCACCACATCACCGGCAAAGATGGTGCGTCGCTGACCACCCGGGGTCTGCAGCACCAACTGCCCGGACGCGTCCACGTCCACCGCCTCGCCCGGCACCGCGCCGCCGTCCGGCGTGATGATGTTGACGCCCTGGCCGAGGGTGGCGCAGTGCCGCCGGTAGTCGGCCAGCAGACCGGCCCGCGCCAGGTCCCCGCCCGCCGCCCGCCAGCGGTTTTCCCGTTCGGCGAACGCGGTGAGCAGCAGCCGGGCGATCTCCGTGCGGTCGGTGGTGCGCGCGCCCTGCTCGGCCAGCGAGGTGGCGGGCAGCCCGCCGGGGCCCGGCGGCACCTTCTCCTTCAGCGGCAACACGTTCAGCCCGATGCCGAGCACCACGCCGATCTCCTCGGAGGACAGCGCCTCGGACAGCACACCGGCGCATTTCGCCCGATCGGGTCCGGCGAGCACGTCGTTCGGCCACTTCAGCACCGCGTCCACCCCGAGGTCGGCGGCCACGTCGACGAGCGCGAGCCCGGCGACCACGGCGAGCGAGCCGAGTCCGGCGAAGCTCACCTCGCGCGGGCGCAGCAGCACGCTGAGGTAGATCCCCGCGCCCTTCGGCGACCGCCAGTCGCGGGCGCGCCTGCCGACGCCGGCGGTCTGCTCGTCGGCGATCAGCACGGTCCGGTCCTCGGCCTGGAAGCCGTCGTCGGTGGTGGCGGCGGCGCGGAGGTCGGCGTTGGTGGAGCCGGTGCTGGCCACCACGTCGATCGCGGCGTACGGGCCTTCCGGCGGCAGAAGGGCGGCACGCAGCGGGGCCGCGTCCACGGGGGCGCTCCGGTGATTCACCCCTTCAGGTTAGAAGAGTCCCGCGCTTCGGGATATTCGGCGGTACGCTCCCGGCCGCCCCTCTAGCCTGACCGCGTGGCGAATCGACTCCACCGCTTTCTCGCGGGCGCGGGCGGGCGGGCACTGGTGGCAGTTCCGCTGGTGGGCGCGCTGGCGATCGGCGGGTACATGCTGGCCGAGCCCGAGTCCGCCGAACCGGTGCCGCAGGCAGCCGCGCCGAATCCGGTCGGTGGTGGCGCGGTGCCCGCCGGGCCGTCGACCCTGCGCGAGACCGCGCCGGTGGAGGCCGTGACGCCCGCGGTGGCGCCGAACGAGCTGGACGTCTGGGTTTCCCGGCTGGCCGGGCCATTGGACATTCCGCCGCAAGCGCTTGCCTCCTATGCGGCCGGAGAACTGAAGCTGCGCGAGGAACGGCCCGACTGCCACCTCACCTGGGTCACGCTGGCCGGGATGGGCAAGGCCGAGGACAACCACCGCGATGGTTCCGCCGAGAAGGCGATCGCCGCGGGCCGCAAGCTGTGCGGCAAGGGCGTCGACCTGAACACCGGCTGGTGGAAGGCCGTCGGGGCGTACAAGAACGACGGCGAACTCTTCCGGCAGAAAGCGCTCGGCAACGCGCAGCTCTACGCGACGCTCTCGCTGAACCCGGAACTCGCCTCGACCCCGACCACCCGCGCCACCCGGTTCGCGCTCGACCAGATCGGCCTGCCCTACGTCTGGGGCGGCAACGGGCCGGAGGCCGGAGCCGCCGGGTTCGACTGCTCGGGGCTGACCAAGGCCGCCTACGACAGCGCGGGCGTGAACCTGCCGCGCACGGCCGACAGCCAGTTCCGCGCGCTCGGCGCGTCGGCGGCGGAGCCCGCGCTCGGCGATCTGGTGTTCTACGGGAATCCGGGCACCCGCATCCACCACGTCGGTATGTACGTGGGCAACGGGCTGATGGTGAACGCGCCCACCGAAGGCCAGGCCATTCAACTGCACAGCTACCGCACCCGCGGTGACGACTACGCCGGAGCTGCCCGACCGTGACCGACTTCTGCTGGCTCGACCTGAAAACCCACGACGTGGCCGGTACCGCCGAGTTCTTCTCGGCCGCGCTGGGCTGGCGGTTCGCCGTGGACGAGCAGGACTGGCGCAAGGCCACCAAGATCTACCTCGGCGACTTCGCCCTCGGCGGGGTGAGCGATCTGGCGAACCCGATCTATCCGGCGGGCACGCCACCGCACGTGGCCTTCTACCTCGCCGTCGACGACGTGGACCACCGCACGGCCGTCGCGCTCGAACAGGGCGCCCAGCTGGTGGCCGGGCCGTTCGACGCCGGCGACCAGGGCCGTCTGTCCACTTTGCTCGATCCGGCCGGTGCGGCCGTCTCGTTCTGGGAAGCCGGTGAGTTCCACGGCTGGCCGGAACCGCCGGGGCGGTTGCTGCTCGCCTGCCCGGATCCCGCCGCGGCGCGGGACTTCTACGAACGCGTGCTGGGCGAGGTGCCGCCGTCGGCCGAGTTCGTCCACGGTGATTCGGTCGCGTGGGAACTCGCGCTACCGGTCGACGACCCCGGTTCCGGCCGCGTGACCAGTCCGGAAGGAATCGGTTTCCGGCTCACCAGCGCGCGGAGTGCTCTTCCCTGACGCCGAAGCCGCCGGAAAGATCTTCGGCGAAATACACCGGCGGCACTCCTCGGCTGTTCCGCCCACCCACACGGTTCGTTCCGAAGAACCGCCGTCGTGAATTCCGTCGACCAGATTCCAGAACACCGCCCGCCCGTCCACGGTGGTGCCGCACCCGGCACTCCAGCGCCACTCGGTCACCCGCGCGTGGGGCCCGGCCGACTCGTCCAGCAGGCGCGGCGCGTCGACCCGACCCGCCCGCCATTCACCTGGACCCAGCCGTGCA
The genomic region above belongs to Amycolatopsis sp. YIM 10 and contains:
- a CDS encoding GtrA family protein; its protein translation is MTIVETVLSRVPKPLRPILIKHRELLKFAIVGGTTFLVDNGVWYLLKLTVLESKPTTAKAVAIIVATIVSYVLNSEWSFRTRGGRERHHEAALFFLISGVAIVVNLIPLYASRYVLDLEVPHVPFWAQEIADFTSGSIIGMLLAMVFRFWGFKKWVFPDELGHRRRDGDDTDDSDGNNEGAEVHEFPAR
- a CDS encoding ATP-binding protein, with product MRRRILLAILLAVAVTGAALGIPLGVTAWLLVDNLNGEDLAARAQVIAATIDDDIAASRTLELDKLRAGVPPDGRLIVRQRNEADRFYGVDPGSDPVTVTVPIAREGTVTLESPSGPLRTTQTQVTLAVVLLVVLSVGIGTVVATVTARRLAKPLRHVADRAARLGGGDFRPDSKRYGVGELDMVAEALDSSATALAQLVQRERQLVGDVSHQLRSRLTALQLRLESLTLSDDPEVVDDARAAQEQADRLAEALDELLEAARAASEVGAEPMDLPAELPGIAEEWQQTLKAEGRNLRLRVAEGLMARATPSRLREVIGVLLDNALRHGSGTVTLAARRGDADGTVVVEVHDTGAGVPDELAPHIFERGFSGGGSTGVGLALARALAEADGGRLELSVKRPATFSLFLRVPRPADAVAAMNWPVERTPR
- a CDS encoding response regulator transcription factor, producing MSTVLLAEDDPAIADPLSRALQREGYTVKVVGDGPSVLDCTAADRVDLLVLDLGLPGMDGLEVCRRLRASGTELPVLMLTARTDEVDFVVGLDAGADDYVAKPFRLAELLARIRALLRRRAPDALEAGGVRMDLGARMVTVDGREVQLANKEFELLRVLMSRAGQVVSREEILAEVWNDLESKTSKTLDMHMSWLRRKLTIAGEDGLSRPGKPNDAERRIATVRGVGFRFNAE
- the hisN gene encoding histidinol-phosphatase, encoding MPRFTEDLALAARLADAADAITTARFGALDLRVDRKPDRTPVTDADTAVEDAIRALLAVARPDDAVAGEERGGETGPTGRTWVLDPIDGTKNFLRGLPVWATLIALVEDGEPVVGLVSAPLLGRRWQAATGSGAWVRDAAGQRRISVSKVSSLEDAYLSTTHLGSWVEYHSREAYLALTDACWENRAFGDFWQHCLVAEGAIDLAAEAVVNPWDVAAAQVLVTEAGGRFSDLSGRPRYDQGSALSSNGLLHDAALGILER
- a CDS encoding GNAT family N-acetyltransferase, with the translated sequence MTTWEIRREGELGRAEHAELATMLRAAYPDFPSAFSGELTWYGSRPEARVIGREGDRVIAHAGVLRRFVRVTEGGEPLEVLVGNVGLVAVHPEFRGRGIGRELGTRVTSLLGELAVPFGLLMCGEDSVGYYEALGWSRLPEVHVRYLDFEQRDPYRVIDEQCATTMVLPVRVPLRAWPTVDRLDWAGSQV
- a CDS encoding TNT domain-containing protein gives rise to the protein MGIELPGELAEVAAAVGLEWPQADEDALLEQAGAWREAERQLSALASEADVVASEALTALSGEAGELARRAWAGFADADTGQLVAAARGAGQAALRLEHAAAEVGAAKVEMVRQLVDAAKNRDAALAAADAGHPAAALGVDTVLTGLAANLGAVSDRLTTVIGPGGEGSAPATELVDPNPGAHLRTPLSLPVLSEVDGLADVDEVGAMGTGPIALPPGEYQGLLPQGGFDDVPTPPSGLAAAMKTGPIGPLPVSGTTAAGFSDAAPPQQVLPQQAAPPQQVLPQQAAPPQQVLPQQAAPLQQVVPPPQQPAPPAQPYYPPAYAPQQYAPPPPGGYQWGGPRPPHQPPQQQFQPPPQLGTPRQERESIVALFLVHMFPIGHLPVASDRPARQLPLPARGFPPHDHPESHLIDTAEALAGVRAGRWRMAGPSGEPPALDPVVGEIEDWQPGDPVVLAEGTLVDRFGPVEGRIFAADGTPYGKRSLPMAYFDTGYRRYRVRRALPMWASGERYRAIYSADELVTLGYLADITFERDEA
- a CDS encoding YbaB/EbfC family nucleoid-associated protein; translated protein: MTEHRARVDELLADYRRSRDHLAGVQRELAAVRATASSGDGLLKATVGPQGALTGLEIGEAAYREYGPAELAREIVRLVDTAGLKAFTCAEEVLAPALPKGTDPHALLRGTADLDAAELVPDPAPAKEREAVEDESFEDQVWLDDEGWPTAGSDGR
- a CDS encoding hydroxymethylglutaryl-CoA lyase; translation: MGAREVGLPDRVTAAGLPDRVTIWEVGARDGLQNEQSVVPVEVKLEFLDRLADAGLSVLEATSFVHPKWVPQLADAEQLLAGLKRRDGVSYPVLVPNARGLDRALAAGVPSIAIFASATETFAKRNLNSSLDEQFGMFEPVVSRALAEGLEVRGYLSMCFGDPWEGAVPAEQVVAAGQRLLDMGCFQLSLGDTIGVATPGQVERVVGGFASPERLAVHFHDTYGQALSNTLAALRLGVSTVDSSAGGLGGCPYAESATGNLATEDLVWMLDGLGIEHGADLDALVRTSTWMAERLGRPSPSRVVKALAG
- a CDS encoding PH domain-containing protein; translated protein: MAYPDDLLSEGERVVVHKHPHFKMLVVPFLVLLITIGGGIWLATVAMDATPPWDMVWLIAIGAVGLLLIVWLFLTPFVRWRTTHFIVTTDRLIAREGVLKRTGIDIPMSRINSVRFEHGLIDRVFGCGTLIIESASDEPLTFEDIPKVEQVHTHIYREVNDNPYDDFVQQQAPPQEPPQRGRGR
- a CDS encoding biotin--[acetyl-CoA-carboxylase] ligase, which gives rise to MNHRSAPVDAAPLRAALLPPEGPYAAIDVVASTGSTNADLRAAATTDDGFQAEDRTVLIADEQTAGVGRRARDWRSPKGAGIYLSVLLRPREVSFAGLGSLAVVAGLALVDVAADLGVDAVLKWPNDVLAGPDRAKCAGVLSEALSSEEIGVVLGIGLNVLPLKEKVPPGPGGLPATSLAEQGARTTDRTEIARLLLTAFAERENRWRAAGGDLARAGLLADYRRHCATLGQGVNIITPDGGAVPGEAVDVDASGQLVLQTPGGQRRTIFAGDVVHLRPS
- a CDS encoding C40 family peptidase, which encodes MANRLHRFLAGAGGRALVAVPLVGALAIGGYMLAEPESAEPVPQAAAPNPVGGGAVPAGPSTLRETAPVEAVTPAVAPNELDVWVSRLAGPLDIPPQALASYAAGELKLREERPDCHLTWVTLAGMGKAEDNHRDGSAEKAIAAGRKLCGKGVDLNTGWWKAVGAYKNDGELFRQKALGNAQLYATLSLNPELASTPTTRATRFALDQIGLPYVWGGNGPEAGAAGFDCSGLTKAAYDSAGVNLPRTADSQFRALGASAAEPALGDLVFYGNPGTRIHHVGMYVGNGLMVNAPTEGQAIQLHSYRTRGDDYAGAARP
- a CDS encoding VOC family protein; amino-acid sequence: MTDFCWLDLKTHDVAGTAEFFSAALGWRFAVDEQDWRKATKIYLGDFALGGVSDLANPIYPAGTPPHVAFYLAVDDVDHRTAVALEQGAQLVAGPFDAGDQGRLSTLLDPAGAAVSFWEAGEFHGWPEPPGRLLLACPDPAAARDFYERVLGEVPPSAEFVHGDSVAWELALPVDDPGSGRVTSPEGIGFRLTSARSALP